One Luteolibacter yonseiensis genomic window carries:
- the der gene encoding ribosome biogenesis GTPase Der has product MPTVAIVGRPNVGKSALFNRLAGRKIAIVHDQPGVTRDRIAAPSKATQVPCTLIDTGGIGGGIEDGFDEQVTIEADIAMQTADLILFVVDAHAGLTATDQALAQKLRKAKPPVLLVINKVDDDKHERSYSDFTRLGLGNSVFVSAEHGRNFGVLCDEIDAVISPLVSENEAEAVVAEEIGIKLAIVGKPNAGKSSLVNAILKDERTIVSDIAGTTRDAVDLPYTFEGEKFTLIDTAGLRPRAKRDNSVEVFSAMRTEKAVRRADLCVLVIDLAAGITAMDRKVAQLIMEEKKPCLIVLNKFDLFHPGANRSARLEEATTHVRNELFFLHYAPFVACSAKTGGSVDHVLREALKIKKGAQNIPGTGQLNRILQGAFEATPPPIDNKLRKRLKLYYATAAVEEKYSVIPVPTIVLFVNDKRLMAQSYESYIVNKYRAAHPAPGIPVILSVRSRSRKEWEPRQKPQGH; this is encoded by the coding sequence ATGCCTACTGTTGCCATCGTCGGACGCCCCAATGTCGGTAAGTCCGCCCTCTTCAACCGCCTTGCCGGGAGGAAGATCGCCATCGTCCACGACCAACCGGGCGTCACGCGTGACCGCATCGCCGCGCCGTCCAAGGCCACCCAGGTCCCCTGCACCCTCATCGACACCGGTGGCATCGGCGGCGGCATCGAGGACGGCTTCGACGAACAGGTCACCATCGAGGCGGACATCGCGATGCAGACGGCGGATCTCATCCTCTTCGTGGTGGACGCCCACGCCGGCCTGACCGCCACCGATCAGGCGCTCGCGCAAAAGCTCCGCAAGGCCAAGCCTCCCGTCCTCTTGGTCATCAACAAGGTGGACGACGACAAGCACGAGCGCTCCTACTCCGATTTCACCCGCCTCGGCCTGGGGAACAGTGTTTTCGTCTCCGCCGAACACGGCCGGAACTTCGGCGTGCTTTGCGACGAAATCGACGCGGTCATCTCCCCGCTGGTTTCGGAAAACGAAGCGGAAGCCGTCGTCGCGGAGGAAATCGGCATCAAGCTCGCCATCGTCGGCAAGCCGAACGCCGGCAAGTCCTCGCTGGTCAACGCCATCCTCAAGGACGAGCGCACCATCGTCTCCGACATCGCCGGAACCACTCGCGACGCGGTTGATCTCCCCTACACCTTCGAGGGAGAGAAATTCACGCTCATCGACACCGCCGGCCTCCGTCCCCGCGCCAAGCGGGACAACTCGGTGGAGGTTTTCTCCGCCATGCGCACCGAGAAAGCCGTGCGCCGGGCCGATCTCTGCGTGCTGGTGATCGACCTCGCCGCAGGCATCACCGCCATGGACCGCAAGGTGGCCCAGCTCATCATGGAGGAGAAAAAGCCATGCCTCATCGTGCTGAACAAGTTCGACCTCTTCCACCCCGGTGCCAACCGCAGCGCGCGCCTTGAGGAAGCGACCACCCACGTCCGCAACGAACTTTTCTTCCTCCACTACGCGCCCTTCGTCGCCTGCTCCGCGAAAACGGGCGGCTCGGTGGATCACGTGCTCCGCGAAGCCCTGAAAATCAAGAAGGGTGCCCAGAACATCCCCGGCACCGGCCAGCTCAACCGCATCCTCCAAGGAGCGTTCGAAGCCACCCCGCCTCCCATCGACAACAAGCTCCGCAAGCGCCTCAAGCTTTACTACGCCACCGCCGCGGTGGAGGAAAAATACAGCGTCATTCCGGTGCCGACCATCGTGCTCTTCGTCAACGACAAGCGCCTCATGGCCCAGAGCTACGAGTCCTACATCGTCAACAAATACCGCGCCGCCCACCCCGCGCCTGGAATTCCCGTCATCCTGTCCGTCCGCTCGCGGTCACGGAAGGAATGGGAACCGAGGCAAAAGCCCCAAGGGCATTGA
- a CDS encoding FAD-dependent oxidoreductase: protein MIKNLLVLGAGSAGLVSAISLKRKIPQLNVRVVRSKSIGVIGVGEATTPNFPRHIFEYLGISRKRFYEIARPTWKLGIKFLWGPRGRFDYTFNLQLDSHWSDLAKPTGYYCDDSFDNAGLPGALMRQEMAFPRQANGAPDIHEWHAFHIENKNFVQVLEVVAREHGIEFTDGEVEGVERGPNGIAAIQLQDGQRLEADFFIDASGFRSELMGKALEEPFVSFNKSLFCDRAVVGGWERTDELIQPYTTAETMNAGWAWQIDLEKIINRGYVYCSQAISDDDAAEEFYRKNPKIKSDPKIVKFRSGCFRRQWVGNVVTLGNSGGFVEPLESTGLMMLCSHTQTLVDFLIHTNLEPTDTIRDLFNDLTYRGWCDVKDFLAIHYKFNTLLDTPFWRQAQEDTDVSGVAELIRFYQENGPTGFCRYRLPNTQTDFGLEGFLVMLVGNKVPYKNRYKPTEKELEIWNNRKAGFIQEASRGIRSEEALAYVHHPGWKWNSDA, encoded by the coding sequence ATGATCAAAAACCTACTCGTCCTCGGTGCGGGAAGTGCCGGTCTCGTCTCCGCCATTTCCCTCAAACGCAAGATCCCCCAGCTCAACGTGCGCGTCGTGCGCAGCAAATCCATCGGCGTCATCGGTGTCGGTGAGGCAACCACTCCGAATTTTCCGAGACACATTTTCGAATACCTCGGGATTTCGAGGAAAAGGTTCTACGAAATCGCCCGGCCCACGTGGAAACTCGGCATCAAGTTCCTCTGGGGACCGCGTGGTCGTTTCGATTACACATTCAATCTCCAGCTCGATTCCCATTGGTCGGACCTCGCCAAACCCACTGGATATTATTGCGACGACAGCTTCGACAACGCCGGTCTTCCGGGTGCCCTCATGCGCCAGGAAATGGCGTTCCCCCGTCAGGCGAACGGCGCTCCGGACATCCACGAATGGCATGCGTTCCACATCGAGAACAAGAACTTCGTCCAGGTGCTCGAGGTCGTCGCCCGCGAGCACGGCATCGAGTTCACCGATGGCGAGGTGGAGGGAGTCGAACGCGGGCCGAACGGCATCGCCGCGATCCAGCTCCAGGACGGCCAGCGGCTTGAGGCGGACTTTTTCATCGACGCCAGCGGTTTCCGCAGCGAGCTGATGGGCAAGGCGTTGGAAGAACCCTTCGTCAGCTTCAACAAATCCCTCTTCTGCGACCGTGCGGTCGTGGGCGGTTGGGAAAGGACCGACGAACTCATCCAGCCCTATACCACCGCCGAGACCATGAACGCCGGCTGGGCGTGGCAGATCGATCTGGAGAAAATCATCAACCGCGGCTACGTCTATTGCTCGCAGGCCATCTCGGACGATGACGCCGCCGAGGAATTCTACCGGAAGAACCCCAAGATCAAGTCCGACCCGAAGATCGTGAAATTCCGCTCCGGCTGCTTCCGCCGCCAGTGGGTGGGCAATGTCGTCACACTGGGGAATTCCGGTGGCTTTGTCGAGCCGCTGGAGTCCACGGGACTGATGATGCTCTGCTCCCACACCCAGACGCTGGTGGATTTCCTGATCCACACCAATCTCGAGCCGACGGATACCATCCGAGATCTGTTCAATGATCTCACCTACAGGGGGTGGTGCGACGTGAAGGATTTCCTCGCCATCCACTACAAGTTCAACACCCTGCTGGACACACCGTTCTGGCGGCAGGCGCAGGAGGACACCGATGTCTCGGGCGTGGCGGAACTGATCAGGTTCTATCAGGAAAACGGACCCACCGGTTTCTGCCGCTACCGTTTGCCGAACACGCAGACGGATTTCGGCCTGGAAGGGTTCCTGGTGATGCTGGTCGGCAACAAGGTTCCCTACAAGAACCGCTACAAGCCCACCGAGAAGGAGCTCGAAATCTGGAACAACCGCAAGGCGGGCTTCATTCAGGAGGCAAGCCGCGGAATCCGTTCGGAAGAGGCACTGGCCTACGTCCACCACCCGGGCTGGAAGTGGAATTCCGACGCATGA
- a CDS encoding cation:proton antiporter produces the protein MKNSALIYTLILAFVGLGIFGVLHQGASLQGPTATASELAAGAPVVMKANTAGNGSLWDGVRQHANEPLSHLFVQMLVIIAAARLMGGLFTRLGQPAVVGEMVAGILLGPSLLGLLAPDFFAFVFPATSLGTLKLLSQIGVCLFMFTVGMELEVGKVKERAHTAVLVSHAGIVIPYFLGVVLAYFLYETLARSGAGFTAFALFMGISMSITAFPVLARILQDRGLTKTTLGSTAITCAAVDDVTAWSILAFVVAIARSTSIAASAFNLSLVVAFVTVMLYIVRPGLPRWIGQKNLEAESPSRGLLALTMCVVLGAALTTEIIGIHALFGAFLAGVIMPHAGNIRHKLSVRVENFSTVLFLPLFFAFTGLRTQLGLLDDLRGWLICLGIIAVATVGKLGGSAVVARMTGMSWRDSLQLGALMNTRGLMELIALNIGYDLGILSPQIFTMLVIMALVTTMMTGPLLTLFGKKVEVPHRGIPAAP, from the coding sequence ATGAAGAACAGCGCCCTTATTTACACGCTCATCCTGGCCTTCGTGGGTCTGGGTATTTTTGGAGTCCTTCATCAAGGGGCGTCTCTTCAAGGTCCTACCGCCACCGCCAGCGAACTCGCGGCAGGCGCGCCTGTCGTGATGAAGGCAAACACGGCCGGAAATGGTTCGCTATGGGACGGTGTCCGGCAGCACGCGAACGAGCCGCTCAGCCATTTGTTTGTCCAGATGCTCGTCATCATCGCCGCCGCGCGATTGATGGGCGGCCTGTTCACCCGGCTGGGCCAGCCGGCGGTGGTCGGGGAAATGGTCGCGGGGATATTGCTGGGGCCGTCGCTCCTTGGCCTGCTGGCTCCGGATTTTTTCGCGTTCGTGTTTCCCGCCACCTCGCTTGGCACCTTGAAACTCCTGAGCCAGATCGGAGTCTGCCTTTTCATGTTCACCGTGGGGATGGAGCTGGAGGTGGGAAAGGTGAAGGAAAGGGCTCACACGGCGGTGCTGGTCAGCCATGCGGGGATTGTGATCCCGTATTTTCTCGGTGTGGTGCTGGCGTATTTCCTTTATGAAACACTCGCCAGATCGGGCGCGGGATTCACGGCTTTCGCCCTTTTCATGGGGATTTCCATGAGCATCACCGCGTTTCCGGTGCTGGCGCGTATCCTGCAGGACCGGGGACTCACAAAGACCACCCTCGGCAGCACCGCCATCACTTGTGCTGCTGTGGATGATGTCACGGCGTGGAGCATCCTCGCCTTCGTGGTCGCCATCGCCCGCTCCACCAGCATCGCGGCGTCCGCCTTCAACCTCTCGCTGGTGGTGGCGTTCGTGACGGTGATGCTCTACATCGTCAGGCCGGGCCTGCCGCGCTGGATCGGACAGAAGAATCTGGAAGCCGAGTCACCCTCGCGCGGGTTGCTGGCGCTGACGATGTGTGTCGTGCTGGGGGCCGCCCTGACCACCGAGATCATCGGGATTCATGCGCTGTTCGGCGCGTTCCTCGCGGGAGTCATCATGCCGCACGCGGGGAACATCCGTCACAAGCTCAGCGTCCGTGTTGAGAATTTCAGCACCGTGCTGTTCCTCCCGCTCTTCTTCGCCTTCACGGGCCTCAGGACGCAACTCGGGCTGCTGGACGACTTGCGTGGATGGTTGATCTGTCTCGGCATCATCGCGGTGGCCACCGTCGGAAAGCTGGGTGGCAGCGCCGTCGTGGCGCGCATGACGGGCATGAGCTGGCGGGATTCTTTGCAGCTCGGCGCTCTCATGAACACCCGCGGACTGATGGAACTCATCGCCCTGAACATCGGCTACGACCTGGGCATCCTCTCCCCGCAGATCTTCACGATGCTCGTCATCATGGCTCTCGTCACCACGATGATGACCGGACCACTCCTCACCCTTTTCGGGAAAAAGGTGGAGGTGCCGCATCGCGGAATCCCCGCCGCACCGTGA
- a CDS encoding DUF6515 family protein, with protein sequence MNSIMKKSAFAGCVALGALLTSCVDPYATGPTHSTVTTTYRTGYEVRSLPSGYRTETIGGSRYYSHNGTYYQSRSGRYVVVEAPRRGYDNRYDDRKYGSRDRDRRDGHDYRDRDGRDRGRYDGPPRGGRDVIVTRLPSGYRTVNYRGGVYYQSKDVYYQRRGTGYVVVTRPY encoded by the coding sequence ATGAACTCCATAATGAAAAAATCCGCATTCGCTGGCTGCGTCGCACTCGGAGCCCTGCTCACCAGTTGTGTCGACCCTTATGCCACCGGACCCACCCACTCGACGGTCACCACCACCTATCGCACGGGCTATGAAGTCCGCAGCCTGCCATCAGGCTATCGTACGGAAACCATCGGGGGCTCACGCTATTACAGCCATAACGGGACCTACTATCAGTCACGGTCCGGCCGCTATGTCGTTGTGGAGGCACCGCGCCGGGGATATGACAACCGCTACGACGATCGCAAATACGGCAGCCGTGACCGGGACCGCCGTGATGGACATGACTATCGGGACCGTGACGGCCGCGACAGAGGCCGCTATGACGGTCCTCCCCGCGGAGGCCGTGATGTGATTGTCACGAGGCTTCCCTCGGGTTATCGGACGGTAAACTACAGAGGCGGGGTTTATTACCAATCCAAGGACGTGTATTACCAACGTCGCGGCACCGGATACGTGGTCGTCACCCGCCCCTATTGA
- a CDS encoding DUF3309 family protein, giving the protein MMTTILLVILILALLGALPTWGHSRSWGYGPSGGLGLILLILVILMLMGRI; this is encoded by the coding sequence ATCATGACCACCATCTTGTTAGTCATTCTGATTCTCGCATTGCTTGGAGCGCTTCCCACCTGGGGCCATAGCAGAAGCTGGGGCTACGGTCCCAGCGGCGGGCTCGGGCTCATCCTGCTGATTCTTGTCATCCTCATGCTGATGGGGCGGATCTAG
- a CDS encoding endonuclease/exonuclease/phosphatase family protein encodes MRHSIFSALALVMTSLTLQAQEPPLAVRVMSFNLRYINSGDTGEKTWLARRDQASQVIREDKADVIGLQEAFRSMLDDIAMRVPGYQEIGVGREDGKTVGEYAAILVRKDRFNVIESGTFWLSDTPAIPNSTTWKNHVTRICTWAKLEERSTRRVLHFYNTHLDHESQEAREKGTALILEHFAALPASTPVIITGDLNANETNPAISNIKNSPRRFLDTWRELNPAVPLVESGTMSMFTGVRDTAKIDYIFVPAGTRIIDSEIIRKNRDGVYPSDHYPVRAGVEFH; translated from the coding sequence ATGCGTCACTCCATTTTTTCCGCGCTAGCCCTCGTGATGACATCCCTTACCCTCCAGGCCCAGGAACCGCCGCTGGCGGTCCGTGTGATGAGCTTCAACCTTCGTTACATCAATTCCGGAGACACCGGTGAGAAGACGTGGCTGGCACGCCGGGACCAGGCGTCCCAGGTGATCCGCGAGGACAAGGCGGATGTCATCGGCCTGCAGGAGGCGTTCCGTTCGATGTTGGATGACATTGCGATGAGGGTCCCCGGCTACCAGGAGATCGGGGTGGGCCGCGAGGATGGGAAAACCGTCGGCGAATATGCGGCCATCTTGGTTAGGAAGGATCGCTTCAACGTGATCGAGTCCGGCACCTTCTGGCTGTCCGACACGCCCGCCATCCCGAATTCCACCACGTGGAAGAACCACGTCACGCGCATCTGTACCTGGGCGAAGCTGGAGGAACGCAGCACCAGACGGGTTCTTCATTTTTACAACACGCACCTCGATCACGAATCCCAGGAAGCGCGGGAGAAAGGGACGGCGCTCATCCTCGAACATTTCGCCGCGCTGCCCGCCTCGACGCCCGTCATCATCACGGGAGACCTCAATGCGAATGAAACCAATCCCGCGATTTCAAACATCAAAAACAGCCCGCGCCGGTTTCTGGATACCTGGCGCGAGCTGAATCCGGCGGTGCCGCTGGTCGAATCCGGGACCATGAGCATGTTCACGGGGGTTCGCGACACCGCCAAAATCGACTATATTTTTGTCCCGGCCGGAACACGGATCATTGATTCGGAAATCATCAGGAAAAACCGCGATGGGGTTTATCCGTCGGATCACTATCCGGTCCGGGCGGGAGTGGAATTCCACTAG
- a CDS encoding Gfo/Idh/MocA family protein: protein MNPTDSTRRQFLATAAATTAIAGFPNIVRAEGANAAVLKIGLIGAGGRGTGAASQALTADPNVKLWAVGDAFESQIGSSLKNLATFGDRVEVAENRRFSGLDAYQKVIESGVDVVILASPPGFRPQHLRAAVEAGKHVFAEKPMAVDVAGVKSVLESARIAKEKGLTLQHGFCWRFSPNTRAGYGKLLSGELGRAVSVYGTYLGGVPKPSTSIDQRKSEWADVEWHIRNWMAHEWLSGGPLLEQAIHTVDKVAWAMNDVAPIAARGSGGRTQRGDDGNVWDNYSVTFEYPNNVFCHVGQRQMLGTFSEVVDRVFCEKGTLEAPTRVMTKDITGKTTWAYRGETTDMYQVCHNEWFAAIRKGEPLNAGVYMANSTMLGILGREAAHSGQRITWDELWNSKQDFAPDDLKMTDSFPKEAVPAPGKYTLA, encoded by the coding sequence ATGAATCCCACCGACTCCACACGCCGTCAGTTCCTCGCCACAGCCGCAGCCACCACGGCCATCGCGGGATTTCCGAACATCGTCCGCGCGGAAGGAGCGAACGCCGCGGTCCTGAAGATCGGCCTCATCGGTGCGGGCGGGCGCGGCACCGGAGCCGCCAGCCAGGCGCTCACCGCGGATCCGAATGTGAAGCTGTGGGCCGTGGGCGACGCGTTCGAAAGCCAGATCGGCAGCAGCCTGAAGAACCTCGCCACCTTCGGCGACCGGGTGGAAGTGGCGGAGAACCGCCGTTTCTCCGGCTTGGACGCCTACCAAAAAGTCATCGAGAGCGGTGTGGACGTGGTCATTCTTGCCAGCCCTCCGGGATTCCGCCCCCAACACCTCCGTGCGGCGGTGGAAGCGGGAAAGCATGTCTTCGCGGAGAAACCGATGGCCGTGGACGTCGCGGGCGTGAAATCCGTGCTGGAGTCCGCCCGGATCGCCAAGGAAAAAGGACTCACCCTGCAACACGGCTTCTGCTGGCGATTCTCACCGAACACCCGCGCGGGCTACGGCAAGCTGCTCTCAGGAGAACTCGGTCGCGCGGTCTCCGTTTACGGCACCTATCTGGGTGGCGTGCCCAAGCCTTCCACCTCCATCGACCAACGGAAATCCGAATGGGCGGATGTGGAGTGGCACATCCGCAACTGGATGGCCCACGAATGGCTTTCAGGCGGCCCGCTGCTGGAACAGGCCATCCATACCGTGGACAAGGTGGCATGGGCTATGAACGATGTTGCCCCCATCGCGGCCCGCGGTTCCGGAGGACGCACCCAGCGCGGCGACGATGGAAACGTGTGGGACAACTACAGCGTCACCTTCGAATATCCCAACAACGTCTTCTGCCACGTGGGCCAACGCCAGATGCTGGGAACCTTCAGCGAGGTGGTCGACCGGGTTTTCTGTGAGAAAGGCACTTTGGAAGCCCCGACGCGCGTGATGACCAAGGACATCACCGGCAAGACGACATGGGCCTACCGGGGGGAAACGACCGACATGTACCAGGTCTGCCACAACGAGTGGTTCGCCGCGATCCGCAAGGGCGAGCCGCTCAACGCCGGAGTCTATATGGCGAACAGCACCATGCTGGGAATCCTCGGACGCGAGGCCGCGCACTCGGGACAACGGATCACCTGGGACGAACTGTGGAATTCCAAACAGGACTTCGCGCCGGACGACCTGAAAATGACCGACAGTTTTCCCAAGGAAGCCGTCCCCGCTCCGGGCAAATACACGCTCGCCTGA
- a CDS encoding formylglycine-generating enzyme family protein — translation MKSAAIVSLAGCLIAPHLLAELPNPQLLPTTRAISEIIAKTPDPEASAMKSYVEKVKLAGDANLDLIAIQGGEFSLGSPETEAGRKPDEGPQRKVRIDPFWMGKLEITWELYRPFMENGKARNKDGTLNRDSNLTTSEAPAVQAGETLNDTITQPTPPFMPMNLGMGDGYAKDFPAISMTQHAAGKFCEWLSEQTGHFYRLPTEAEWEYACRAGTTTAWSFGDDAAQLPDYAWFADNSEFQYQKVGKKKPNPWGLHDMHGNVAELVLDQYLPDSYAKFKDGESNPWVPAPLRYPTVVRGGHWDADAVMLRSAARLASSKDWKVIDPQIPKSIWFFTSAPWLGFRVVRPLKTPPVEEMHRYWNMGPGPTE, via the coding sequence ATGAAATCCGCTGCCATCGTCTCCCTGGCGGGATGCCTCATCGCCCCGCACCTGCTCGCGGAGCTGCCGAATCCCCAACTGCTGCCGACCACCCGCGCCATTTCCGAAATCATCGCGAAGACTCCCGATCCGGAGGCTTCCGCAATGAAATCCTACGTGGAAAAGGTCAAACTGGCGGGCGACGCGAACCTCGACCTCATTGCCATCCAAGGCGGTGAATTCTCCCTCGGTTCGCCCGAAACCGAAGCGGGTCGCAAGCCGGATGAAGGACCACAGCGGAAAGTGAGGATCGATCCGTTCTGGATGGGAAAACTTGAGATTACCTGGGAACTTTACCGTCCGTTCATGGAAAACGGCAAGGCCCGCAACAAGGACGGCACGCTCAACCGGGATTCGAACCTCACTACCAGCGAGGCACCCGCCGTACAGGCCGGTGAGACGCTGAACGACACCATCACCCAGCCTACCCCGCCCTTCATGCCGATGAACCTCGGCATGGGTGATGGCTATGCGAAGGATTTCCCCGCCATTTCCATGACCCAGCACGCGGCGGGCAAGTTCTGTGAATGGCTCAGCGAGCAAACCGGGCATTTCTACCGGCTGCCCACCGAAGCCGAGTGGGAATACGCCTGCCGCGCCGGCACCACCACCGCGTGGTCGTTCGGGGACGATGCGGCCCAACTGCCGGATTACGCGTGGTTCGCGGACAATTCGGAGTTCCAATATCAGAAGGTGGGCAAGAAAAAGCCGAACCCGTGGGGACTCCATGACATGCATGGCAACGTGGCCGAACTGGTGCTTGATCAATATTTACCGGATAGCTACGCGAAATTCAAGGATGGCGAAAGCAATCCCTGGGTGCCCGCCCCCCTCCGCTATCCCACCGTCGTGCGCGGCGGCCATTGGGATGCGGACGCCGTCATGCTCCGCAGCGCGGCACGTCTTGCCAGCAGCAAGGATTGGAAGGTCATCGACCCGCAGATCCCGAAATCCATCTGGTTCTTCACCAGCGCCCCATGGCTCGGCTTCCGCGTGGTAAGACCGTTGAAAACCCCGCCGGTGGAGGAAATGCACCGCTACTGGAACATGGGCCCGGGACCAACCGAGTGA
- a CDS encoding FAD:protein FMN transferase, which produces MNRPVPPCKLSAALIILAASLAPFLQAGSPFQKFTFERGIMATRFAITCYDDDAAQAKAAADAAFDAAERINQVASDYIADSELLNLSKHFPGEPVATSPLLFKLISEARGFAEKTDGRVDPTLGPFTRLWRESRRRKTLPDEATLTKAREAVGWKSLVLDPHLSTIALMKGGMRLDLGGIAKGQAADAMLAVMATHGISRCCITAGGDVRLGDAPPDDTGWKIQVHTREKETEKSLTLANCAVSTSGELHQFIEIDGTRYSHIIDPATGLGLTRTTAATVIAPDATTSDALATACCVAPPDIAKKMALAAGATDVILSE; this is translated from the coding sequence ATGAACAGACCGGTGCCACCATGCAAACTCTCCGCCGCGCTGATCATTCTTGCGGCATCGCTCGCACCATTCTTACAGGCCGGAAGTCCATTTCAGAAATTCACCTTCGAGCGCGGCATCATGGCCACACGCTTCGCCATCACCTGCTATGACGACGACGCCGCGCAAGCGAAAGCAGCGGCGGATGCCGCCTTCGACGCTGCGGAGAGAATCAACCAGGTCGCCTCGGACTACATCGCGGACAGCGAATTACTGAACCTGTCGAAGCACTTTCCCGGAGAACCCGTCGCCACGTCCCCCCTGCTCTTCAAGCTCATTTCTGAAGCCCGGGGATTCGCGGAAAAAACCGACGGTCGCGTCGACCCGACACTCGGACCTTTCACCAGACTCTGGCGGGAGTCGCGCAGGAGAAAAACACTGCCGGACGAGGCCACACTCACGAAAGCCCGTGAGGCAGTGGGCTGGAAGAGCCTCGTCCTCGATCCCCATCTTTCCACCATCGCCCTGATGAAAGGAGGCATGCGCCTCGATCTCGGCGGCATCGCCAAAGGTCAGGCCGCGGATGCCATGCTCGCGGTGATGGCCACCCATGGCATTTCACGCTGCTGCATCACCGCCGGCGGGGACGTCCGTCTCGGGGATGCTCCCCCGGATGACACGGGATGGAAAATCCAAGTCCATACCCGGGAAAAAGAGACGGAGAAATCCCTCACGCTTGCCAATTGCGCGGTTTCCACCTCGGGGGAACTGCACCAGTTCATCGAGATCGATGGCACGCGCTACTCACACATCATTGATCCGGCGACCGGACTCGGTCTCACCCGCACCACCGCCGCCACCGTCATCGCTCCGGACGCCACCACCAGCGACGCGCTGGCCACCGCCTGCTGCGTGGCCCCTCCCGACATCGCGAAAAAAATGGCCCTCGCGGCTGGTGCCACCGACGTGATCCTTTCAGAGTGA
- a CDS encoding HD domain-containing protein, whose product MPDTDSRWPAVFSNLLQNHSVADAAHDMQHIRRVVANARRLTLAEGADWEIVMPAAWLHDCVVVPKSSPQRKQASRLAARQAVVWLEENAWPHGKLAEIGHAIEAHSFSAGIETRTLEAMVLQDADRLDALGAVGLARTLMLGAEMKREFYHPEDPFCEDRPPDDSVYTLDHIYQKLLTLEGTMKTESGRKEAVRRTEFLRQFLDQMKDEV is encoded by the coding sequence ATGCCCGACACCGATTCCCGCTGGCCCGCTGTTTTTTCCAATCTCTTGCAGAACCACTCCGTCGCGGACGCCGCCCACGACATGCAGCACATCCGCCGCGTCGTGGCGAACGCCCGGCGGCTCACCTTGGCGGAAGGAGCGGATTGGGAGATCGTGATGCCCGCGGCCTGGCTGCACGACTGTGTGGTCGTGCCCAAATCATCGCCACAGCGGAAGCAGGCTTCCCGACTCGCCGCGCGGCAGGCCGTGGTCTGGTTGGAGGAAAACGCCTGGCCGCATGGGAAGCTGGCGGAGATCGGCCACGCCATCGAGGCCCACAGCTTTTCCGCCGGTATAGAAACCCGCACGCTGGAAGCCATGGTCCTGCAGGATGCGGACCGCCTAGACGCGCTCGGTGCCGTAGGGCTGGCCCGCACGCTGATGCTCGGTGCGGAAATGAAACGGGAGTTCTACCACCCCGAGGATCCGTTCTGTGAAGACCGCCCGCCGGATGATTCGGTTTACACCCTGGACCACATCTACCAGAAACTGCTCACCCTGGAAGGAACGATGAAAACCGAATCAGGAAGAAAGGAAGCGGTGAGGAGAACCGAATTCTTACGACAGTTTCTGGATCAGATGAAGGACGAGGTCTGA
- a CDS encoding VF530 family DNA-binding protein — protein sequence MSDPIPHPNDPLHGITLEKVLTRMVEAHGWERLADQIQIRCFMFDPTIKSSLTFLRKTPWARKKLEDWYVYEVTRGWISREG from the coding sequence ATGTCCGACCCGATTCCCCATCCGAACGATCCTCTCCACGGCATCACGTTGGAGAAGGTCCTCACCCGCATGGTGGAGGCCCATGGCTGGGAGCGGCTTGCGGACCAGATCCAGATCCGCTGTTTCATGTTCGATCCCACCATCAAGTCCAGCCTCACCTTTCTCCGCAAGACCCCGTGGGCGCGGAAGAAGCTTGAAGATTGGTATGTTTACGAGGTGACACGCGGCTGGATCAGCCGCGAGGGGTGA